One region of Wyeomyia smithii strain HCP4-BCI-WySm-NY-G18 chromosome 3, ASM2978416v1, whole genome shotgun sequence genomic DNA includes:
- the LOC129730765 gene encoding uncharacterized protein LOC129730765 yields MHRAIELGCTVFLVEEDSVIRFLDSYIPTHDGTNFRRPEKYIIMSIQTPGKNATELLRRIQQHPAIDEIANLLLLVTNGSQIDLLTHRFVGNVPQSRELLLLDTFLLSNETSVQGGNLFPDKLSNLMGKRMRVATFHLLPWSMMRPVDDGIVLYLNQSYTIDGLDGYILIQFCLWYNCTWELFVDQENQYGVVFENHTGNGMIGSLVERKVDLAIGAVGAWASLFQYFSFSNPIMWIGVTSLTPRPRLVPPWKIVFMMFTNTVWFLLIATFIVVVLFEYHLPKGNASLLNRKRSLSRSFLNVFGAFLLLPSEMRRGRISENILSISLTICTFLVGYVYIGKIHSILAVPVFQPPIDNVYDLAVSDKHWNAPHEAWMYALIGSLNPYVQKILTTFRVTPIDELKHIADEGEEALVVAVLNFGHFMVGPWFTAENIENYRLMSELIYFEYDTAYATKTWPMLERFNYLIGWIRDACLCRFVESEDVFRYMNYRVQISIEHSRDKPHNVLKPFGVDSIEGGLLMLGCGYLAAMAALVFELLSWKLERERVARRLADKWRQQIQRKKLARWGKL; encoded by the exons ATGCACCGCGCGATCGAATTGGGTTGCACCGTGTTCCTGGTCGAAGAGGATTCCGTCATTCGATTCCTAGACAGCTATATTCCAACTCACGACGGAACCAACTTTCGTCGTCCGGAGAAATACATAATTATGTCAATTCAAACTCCCGGGAAAAATGCGACGGAGCTTTTGCGTAGAATCCAACAACATCCGGCGATCGACGAAATTGCAAACCTGCTGCTGCTGGTAACTAACGGTAGTCAAATCGATTTACTAACGCATCGTTTTGTCGGTAACGTGCCGCAATCACGTGAGCTGCTCCTGTTGGATACGTTTTTACTAAGCAACGAAACATCCGTTCAGGGCGGTAATCTGTTCCCGGACAAATTGTCCAACCTAATGGGAAAAAGGATGCGCGTAGCGACTTTCCATCTTCTGCCATGGTCAATGATGCGTCCGGTGGACGACGGTATCGTGCTATATCTGAACCAATCGTATACTATAGATGGACTTGATGGATATATTCTAATTCAGTTTTGCCTTTGGTATAATTGCACCTGGGAGCTTTTTGTTG ATCAAGAAAATCAATATGGAGTCGTGTTTGAAAACCACACCGGAAATGGAATGATCGGATCATTGGTGGAACGCAAAGTTGACCTAGCAATCGGAGCGGTCGGTGCTTGGGCATCACTGTTTCAGTATTTTAGCTTTTCGAATCCAATCATGTGGATAGGAGTGACCTCACTCACACCCAGACCCAG GTTGGTTCCACCGTGGAAGATCGTATTCATGATGTTCACCAACACTGTTTGGTTCCTTTTGATTGCCACCTTCATAGTGGTAGTGTTGTTTGAGTATCATTTGCCAAAAGGTAATGCTTCCCTGTTGAATCGCAAAAGAAGTCTATCACGAAGTTTCCTCAATGTTTTTGGCGCGTTTTTACTGCTTCCATCCGAGATGAGGAGAGGTCGGATATCGGAAAACATTCTTTCGATTTCGCTTACAATTTGTACCTTTCTTGTTGGATACGTTTATATCGGCAAAATTCATAGCATTCTAGCGGTTCCAGTTTTTCAACCTCCCATAGATAATGTTTACGACTTGGCTGTGAGTGACAAACACTGGAATGCACCGCACGAGGCTTGGATGTACGCATTGATTGGATCGCTGAAT CCATACGTCCAAAAAATTCTAACAACCTTTAGAGTAACCCCAATCGATGAACTTAAACATATCGCTGATGAAGGTGAGGAAGCTCTGGTGGTTGCTGTGCTTAATTTTGGTCATTTCATGGTCGGACCCTGGTTTACGGCGGAAAACATAGAAAACTATCGACTCATGTCGGAGCTGATTTACTTCGAATATGACACTGCGTACGCTACCAAAACTTGGCCCATGTTGGAACGATTTAATTACCTTATCGGGTGGATTCGTGACGCCTGTCTGTGTCGATTCGTGGAGTCGGAGGATGTATTTCGCTACATGAATTATAGAGTTCAAATCTCGATCGAACATTCGCGCGACAAGCCACACAATGTGTTGAAACCGTTTGGTGTGGACAGCATCGAAGGTGGGTTGCTGATGCTTGGTTGTGGTTATTTGGCTGCGATGGCAGCACTGGTGTTCGAGCTGTTGTCATGGAAGCTCGAGAGAGAAAGAGTCGCCAGACGGTTGGCCGATAAGTGGAGGCAACAAATACAACGCAAAAAGCTAGCAAGATGGGGCAAGCTTTGA